Genomic segment of Mercurialis annua linkage group LG6, ddMerAnnu1.2, whole genome shotgun sequence:
CCACACACCGTCaatccaaaaaataaataaacaattattttgaCATAAAGAAGAAATATTCTTtctaaaaataacaattttgttGTTTCCATCTCATCCATTCATTGGAATTTAATCCAACGGTAATCTCCTATTTAGCCACATAATCCCCAGCATTAAGTTAAAAAAGGATAAATTagtctttaattaaaatatagaaagGCGGAGGAAACTACTGTAACCGTAACGATCGCAAAttgcatataaaatttaaatccctTTTAAAACAGAACAGAAACTCTTTTAAGAATACCATAAAAAGCTTAACATtgagaaaaaatatattaaaacacaGAGAGACGGACCAAATCAAATCGGAAAATCTCCCGTTAATGGGGTGTTTTTGTTTGATAAAATCACCacgtattttataaattttacggagattttttgatttgttaaaaGGTCTCGTTATCGTCAATATCGGAGtttattttcttgtttgttTCTTGTTTTAATGGCGGTAGCAGTGGAGAAGAAATACATTTCAAGCGAGGAGCTAAAAAAGCACGACAAACCGGGAGATTTATGGATCTCGATACAAGGCAAAGTTTATAATGTAACAGATTGGATGAAGGAGCATCCCGGCGGCGACATTCCGCTGCTAAATCTGGCCGGACAAGATGTGACCGACGCATTCATTGCTTATCATCCGGGGACAGCGTGGAAGTATCTGGATAATCTTTTTACAGGGTACTATCTCGAGGATTTTAAGGTATCCGAGGTGTCAAAGGATTTTCGGAAGCTGTACTCAGAGTTTGCGAAACTAGGGTTGTTTGAGAAGAAGGGACACGTGGCGTTTTATTGTTTGGCGTCTGTGGTTTTGTTGTTGTGTATGACGGTTTACGGTGTGGTGTGGTGCGAGAGTTTCTGGGCTCATATGGGTGCGGCGGTTGCATTAGGTTTGCTTTGGATTCAGAGTGCTTATGTGGGTCATGATTCGGGTCATTATCAGGTTATGAAGAGTCGTCGTTTTAATAAACTTGCTCAGCTTTTAACTGGTAATTGTTTAACAGGGATTAGTATAGCTTGGTGGAAATGGACTCATAATGCTCATCATCTTGCTTGTAATAGTCTAGATTTTGATCCGGATCTGCAACATATACCGGTTTTCGCGGTATCTACGCGTTTGTTCGATTCGATTAGATCTACTTTCTATGGAAGACAGCTTGATTTTGATCCGTTTGCGAGGTTTCTTGTTAGTTACCAGCATTGGACTTTTTATCCTGTGATGTGTGTTGCGAGGGTTAATTTGTATGTACAGACGTTTTTGTTGTTGTTCTCGAAGAGGAAAATCCCCGATAGAGCTCTTAACATCGCGGGGATTCTCGTGTTCTGGACTTGGTTTCCGCTTCTCGTGGCGTGTTTGCCTAGTTGGCCGGAGAGGGTGGCCTTTGTGATGACTTCCTTTTGTGTTACTGCTCTACAACATGTGCAATTTTGTTTGAATCATTTCTCAGGTGACGTTTATGTAGGAGCTCCGAAGGGGAACGATTGGTTTGAGAAACAGACGAGCGGAACTGTGGATATTTCATGCTCATCTTGGATGGATTGGGCTTTTGGCGGTTTACAGTTCCAGCTCGAGCATCATCTGTTTCCGAGGATGCCGAGATCTCAATTGAGAGGGGTTTCGCCTTTCGTAAGGGAGTTATGCAAGAAGCATAATTTGCCTTACAAGAGTTTGTCCTTCTGGGACGCTAATGTGACGACGATTCGGACTCTCAGGACTGCTGCTCTGCAGGCCAGAGACTTGGCCAACCCTGTTCCGAAGAACTTGCTATGGGAGGCTGTTAACACTCATGGATGAGCTAGGTTCTGTATCATTTATTCATACAGTCATAATACTTTTCTAAGATGCATATGTATTTTTCCcccttttgtttgatttttgatCTATTGCTTTTTGTTTGTTAAGCTTTGTTAAACagattgattttgattatttaattatgaactGTTTTGGTTTTATCTTGTGCAATATGACTCTTATTATCATCGTAGATAACCTTGTTTTTGTCCAGATGCTGGCTTTAATGTTGATCTTTTTCTTGTCCTTATCCTTATTGTTATTCATGACAATTGATTTTGGATTCTGTTTAATTGTTTTCTCTATTACAAATTGGGAAAGTTTGGACACGTAAGTTGTTGATAATCTTGTTATAGTAGCAACAGTAAACATATTATGCTAAATGAAAACCATGATAGTTTATAGACATGAAGATTCTTCCAAGTAGAGGAATGAATTTTAGGGGTTACAATGGATAAAGTAGATAGAAAGTAAATTCTAAGATCGAAATTTACTCTGGTAGTCGGTACATATATCTAGAACACTGTAGCTTAGACATGGCTTTTGATGGCTTTACTATAACCTGTTTGATCATCATAATACTTAGACCACAGCATAACGCAATTGCTGGAAGAACTGCGGAAGTCAGATCGGATACAGGGACGAATCCGCTGCCAGCTGCAGCAGGAGCAGCTGGTAATCCTAGGAAAATTTTCCCAGCTGGAATACTCGATATCCACTGCTTCCATGCATTTTCGAGATTGCCAATGCTCCCCGAAGAGTATTGACAGGGAGGGTTATTGTAGAATTGCACCCAAACATAGTCGAAAAGACCTGTCTTGAGAGCTTTTCCTATCCAAGCATCAGGAAATGGGCACTGTGGAGCTGCAGTTAAGTATACCTTTTTACCTTTCTTACTGTATGCAGACAAGAATCTCGCTAAATCATCATAGTGCTGGTCCGACCCTCCTTCGATATCGAAATCAATCCCGTCGAGAACAGCTGGACCAAACGGGCGAGATGAGGATTTTCCGCCCAAGAAATTATTCCATAGGTAAGTTGCAACTTGCCTTGCATCTTGGGTTGAAGTAAGAATATAGCTGCCAGCTCCTCCACCAATCGATAGAATCACTTTAATGCCTTTAGCTTGACATGATTTTATGTCGGAGCTTAGGCCAGTGCAATCGGCTGGATCGCAATGGCCGGCGAGGTTGATTACGGGAGTCTGACCGTTTCCGAAAACCGGTAGGAAAGCTATGTTTACAAAGTCGTAATCTCCTGTAGCACAAGTCTCTGCTAAGGTTCCTTCATTTCCGTTTTGACCCCAATAGATTGATATCCCACCAGCTTCAGAACCCACTATTGCTGTCAGAAATACTGATAAAAAGAATGCCAATGAGATTGCTGAATTTGAAGCCATTGGATTTCTAAATTTAGATCTTGTGGTGTTGTGCTTTAACAGTTTGCAAATCCTGGTTTTTATAGAGGAAAATCAAAGCATTTTGATGGGCACATTTTGTTCTTTAGGGGAAGACTGCGTGGCTTTACAGTTACATTATTGCAAAATGTTCATGGTAATAGCTTAATTGAAGATAAAACATGCCATTTTGAGACGTAGTTTAATGTTAATTTgtctatttttatttgattgtttgTATAAGGTGGTAATCAGATATGAGTCATTAGTAGAAATGTTCCGTTGGCATATTTGAAAAAGTGTACAAAAGCTACGAGACATGTCAAGTTTCAAAATGTGTTTTTTAGCATCTTAACACGTCGTGTATGCTAAATTAACATGTTGTAATGAATAAATTAGAGTGGGAGACAAAATTACTGTGAATGGAATTCACCAATAAAATAGAGTAGACAAACTTGTTGTCATAATAATGACTCCCCTCTCAAAGTCATTATTATTTGCACTGTTCATAATTAGGGTATTAATCACATTTACGACCCCGGACTCAAGATCTAGCTAACTTTAGGTGGCTTTAAATGGCATTTAAGTCAGCAACTAATGTCTAAACGTCAAATAAATTGATGTCATGTCAGTGTTGGCTTTGGTTTAATTCCTTGTTATGCTTTTATATCTCGCAtcatttatgtttttttgattttttttactataataGAAAAGGAAAATGAACCTAAAATTCTTTGACTCAATTAGATATTTTTGGCCACTATACTATGTAATGTTGGACGACTATTCGGGTTTCTTAAGGTCAACATACTTACTCTACAAAAGATATTTCATCATTACCTATAataccaaaaaaattcaaagtgtAAGCTTATGTATatgctttatttttatattcaacCGTCCAAAATCAACAGATACTAtttgaactatttttattttaaattttatttaaataattaaatgagtatatatttaataataataataacaataataataataataacagtgtattgaaaaattatttcaaagtTTAAAATTCTTACTTAAACATTATAggtaaaaggtacaaaaaacccttatagttttcataaaagtataaatgagcctttttattttttttgggttaTAATTAAgttctttttgttttcaaatagaacaaataatcCCTTCATTCAGCATCATTATAAACACTCcttaatggctgacatgtctctcataatcatataggaaaagagttcaaaaataattttaatttttaaaatatttaccaaaaatttgagggggtaagtgtcccaaaaataaactaaaagggtttatttgtttgattttaaaacaacaaaaatttaattattcaattataaaaacaCGAGGGCTTAATTGGgcctaaaaaagtaaaagggctgatctgtatttttagaaaaatgttGAGGGTTTTTTGTACCTTATGCCAACATTATATATTTAAGATTAGTTGGGCTGTTTTCAGACTGTTCGAAACTACAAAAAAGGCCGAATGTGCAATTTCTTgggaaaagttgaaaaatacttgattttgttaaaataatctcaaaaacaCTTATGTTCGTTTTTATTTGCGGACAATacttataaaagaaaataaattgcacctagcacttgatttaataaaaacattaaacctaacacttaaaatcttatttctctaaaccctaaaccctaaattatactaaaccctaaaccctaaatcatgctaaaacctaaactctaaaccctaaactctaaactctaaaccctaaaacatgctaaacctaaaccctaaattctaaaccttaaaccctaaaccctaaatcatgctaaaccctaaaccctaaatcatgctaaaccctatatcctaaatcttaaaccctaaaccctaaatcatgctaaaccctaatcCTAAAA
This window contains:
- the LOC126687256 gene encoding delta(8)-fatty-acid desaturase, with the protein product MAVAVEKKYISSEELKKHDKPGDLWISIQGKVYNVTDWMKEHPGGDIPLLNLAGQDVTDAFIAYHPGTAWKYLDNLFTGYYLEDFKVSEVSKDFRKLYSEFAKLGLFEKKGHVAFYCLASVVLLLCMTVYGVVWCESFWAHMGAAVALGLLWIQSAYVGHDSGHYQVMKSRRFNKLAQLLTGNCLTGISIAWWKWTHNAHHLACNSLDFDPDLQHIPVFAVSTRLFDSIRSTFYGRQLDFDPFARFLVSYQHWTFYPVMCVARVNLYVQTFLLLFSKRKIPDRALNIAGILVFWTWFPLLVACLPSWPERVAFVMTSFCVTALQHVQFCLNHFSGDVYVGAPKGNDWFEKQTSGTVDISCSSWMDWAFGGLQFQLEHHLFPRMPRSQLRGVSPFVRELCKKHNLPYKSLSFWDANVTTIRTLRTAALQARDLANPVPKNLLWEAVNTHG